The DNA region CCGATCGCTACCCGAGGAAGGGATGAGTTGAAGTCTGCCGAGGAGATCATGAAGATTTTGGATGCCTACGACCTGACCAGGTCGTTGCGTGATGCCGCCGAGCTGGCGGGGTGTTCGCCGAACACGGTGAAACGCTATGTGGAGGCCCGCGCCGCGGGTGGTGCGGTCGCCGACGGTGTGGTTCGGCCGCAGCTGATTGATGAGTTTTTGCCGAAGCTGGAGGAGCTGGTCGAGCGTTCCCGCGGGAAGGTCCGCGCGGATGTGGCCCATGACAAGCTGGTCGCGATGGGCTATGCCGGGTCGGAACGGACCACCCGACGCGCGGTCGCGGAGGCGAAGCAGGCCTACCGTGATGGCCGGTTACGGGTCCACCGGCCATGGGTCCCGGAGCCGGGGATGTGGCTGCAGTACGACTATGGGCAGGGCCCGATGGTCGCCGGGGTCGCCACGGTGTTGTTCTGCGCGTGGCTGGCCTGGTCCCGTTTCCGGGTCGTGCTGGCGTTGCGGGACAAGACGCTGCCGAGCGTGTTCGCCGCGTTGGACCAGACGTTCCGGCTGGTGGGTGGGGTGCCGACCTATGTGCTGACCGACAATGAGAAGACCGTCACCACCGACCACATCGCCGGGATCCCGGTCCGTAACGCGCAGCTGGTCGCGTGGGCGGCTCATTACGCGGTGACCGTGCACACCTGTGTGCCGGCGGATCCGGCGTCGAAGGGTGGCAGCGAGGCCAGTGTGCGGGTCAGCAAGGCTGATCTGGTGCCGACGGAGGCGAACCTGCTGCCCGAGTACGCCTCGTTCGCTGAGCTGCGGAAGGCCTGTGGAGTGTTCCAGACCGGAGTCAACGCCCGCCCGCACCGGATCACCCGGCGGCCACCGGTGGAGATGTTGGCCGAGGAACGGGCCCGGCTGCATCCGGTCGCCGCTGTCCCTTACACGGTGGCGTTCGGCACGACCCGGATCGTGCCGGCGAACACGCCGATGGTCACTTTCGAGGGCGGCCAGTACTCGGTGCCTTACCGGCTGGCCGGCCCCGATGGGGAGCCTTTCGGCGGGACCAGCCTGCTGGGCAAGACGGTGTGGGTCCGCGGCTATGGGGTCGGCGGAGTCGATGAGCAGGTCGTGATCACCTATGTCGACCCGGCCCGGGGGCCGGTCGAGATCGCCCGGCACGACCGCACCCGTCCCGGCAGCCCCCGGGTCGACGACAGCCATTTCCCGCCCGCCCCGGCCGGGCCGCTGGACCGGGCCCCGAAAGCGAAGAACCCGGCGGAGTCAGCGTTCCTCGCCCTCGGCGACGGGGCGGTGCTGTGGCTGCGCGAGGCAGCAGCTGCCGGCACGGGCAAGATGCGGGTCAAGATGGCCCAGGCCGTCGATCTGTCCCGCCTGTTCGACGCCCGCGACGTGGACTGGGCACTCGGCCACGCCGCCGTCCACGGCCGGTTCGCCGAGGCCGACCTGGCCTCCATCCTCGACCACCACGCCCGCCACCCCCGACCCGACCAGCCGTCGGCGGCGCGTCGTGCCGGCGACCAGCACTCCCTGGCCCAGGGCACCCTCAGCTGGGCACAACTCGGCCAACCCGTCACCAACAGCCAGGTGATGACCAGCAGCCCGGTGACCAGCAGTCAGGGGGTTGGCCGATGACCGCCACCACCACTGCCGCGGTCCCGAAAGCCGGGGCACCGCTACCGCCGCCGCTGCCGGCCGATGTCGAGCAGCTGCTGCGGCGGATGCGGCTGCCCCATATCCGCCGCGCCGCGCCGGAGGTGATCGCCACCGCCCGAGCACAACGCTGGGAACCGGTCGAGGTGCTGCGGATCCTGCTCGCCGAGGAAGTCGCCGGCCGGGAACGCTCCGCCCTGGCCACCCGCCGCACCGCGGCCGGGTTCCCCACCGGCAAGACCTTCGGCGGCTGGGACCCCCAGTTGTCGTCGATCCCAGCACCAACCCAGCAAGCGCTACGCACCCTGGAATGGATCGGCCGCCGCGAGAACCTCGTCGTCTGCGGACCGTCGGGCACCGGGAAGACGTTCCTGCTCGAAGCACTCGGCCAGCACGCCGTCGAACAAGGACTACGAGTCGCCTGGTTCACCCTGGAAGACCTCGGGGTGCTGCTGCGCCGGCACCGCGCCGACGACACCGTCACCAAAGCGATCGCCCGGGTGCTACGGGCCGACCTGATCGTGGTCGACGACATCGGGCTGCTCCCGGTCGCCGCCGACGCCACCGAGGGCCTCTACCGGCTGGTCGACGCCGGCTACGAGAAACGCTCCATCGCGATCTCGTCGAACCTGCACCCAGCAGCCTTCGACGAGCTCATGCCCAAGACCCTGGCCACCGCCACCGTCGACCGGCT from Microlunatus phosphovorus NM-1 includes:
- the istB gene encoding IS21-like element helper ATPase IstB, whose translation is MTATTTAAVPKAGAPLPPPLPADVEQLLRRMRLPHIRRAAPEVIATARAQRWEPVEVLRILLAEEVAGRERSALATRRTAAGFPTGKTFGGWDPQLSSIPAPTQQALRTLEWIGRRENLVVCGPSGTGKTFLLEALGQHAVEQGLRVAWFTLEDLGVLLRRHRADDTVTKAIARVLRADLIVVDDIGLLPVAADATEGLYRLVDAGYEKRSIAISSNLHPAAFDELMPKTLATATVDRLLHHAHICQTTGDSVRLTQALAGQGVNPLSS
- the istA gene encoding IS21 family transposase translates to MKSAEEIMKILDAYDLTRSLRDAAELAGCSPNTVKRYVEARAAGGAVADGVVRPQLIDEFLPKLEELVERSRGKVRADVAHDKLVAMGYAGSERTTRRAVAEAKQAYRDGRLRVHRPWVPEPGMWLQYDYGQGPMVAGVATVLFCAWLAWSRFRVVLALRDKTLPSVFAALDQTFRLVGGVPTYVLTDNEKTVTTDHIAGIPVRNAQLVAWAAHYAVTVHTCVPADPASKGGSEASVRVSKADLVPTEANLLPEYASFAELRKACGVFQTGVNARPHRITRRPPVEMLAEERARLHPVAAVPYTVAFGTTRIVPANTPMVTFEGGQYSVPYRLAGPDGEPFGGTSLLGKTVWVRGYGVGGVDEQVVITYVDPARGPVEIARHDRTRPGSPRVDDSHFPPAPAGPLDRAPKAKNPAESAFLALGDGAVLWLREAAAAGTGKMRVKMAQAVDLSRLFDARDVDWALGHAAVHGRFAEADLASILDHHARHPRPDQPSAARRAGDQHSLAQGTLSWAQLGQPVTNSQVMTSSPVTSSQGVGR